One segment of Meleagris gallopavo isolate NT-WF06-2002-E0010 breed Aviagen turkey brand Nicholas breeding stock chromosome 8, Turkey_5.1, whole genome shotgun sequence DNA contains the following:
- the JAKMIP3 gene encoding janus kinase and microtubule-interacting protein 3 isoform X5 yields MSRRGSSRARPDALAALQAANEELRAKLTDIQIELQQEKSKVSKLEREKNQEVKQIKEHEQHKSTVVVTELKVKLHEEKMKELQAVREALLRQHEAELLRVIKIKDNEIQRLQALLTAVRDGAPDKVKTVLLTEAKEEAKRGFEVEKIKMQQEISELKGAKKQVEEALTMVIQADKIKAAEIRSVYHLHQEEITRIKRECEREIRRLMEEIKFKDRAVYVLERELGVQAGHAQRLQLQKEALDEQLSQIKESDRHLGSPKRELPYASGAGDASDHSGSPEQQLDEKDARRFQLKIAELSAIIRKLEDRNALLSEERNELLKRLREAESQYKPILDKNKRLSRKNEELSHALRRMENKLKFVTQENIAMRQRAGAMRRPSSLNDLDHSQEEREVDLLRLQIIEQQNIIDELSKTLETAGYVKSVMERDKLLRYRKQRKKMTRIPKKPVVETFFGYDEEASLESDGSSISYQTDRTDQTPCTPEDDLEEGMAKEETELRFRQLTMEYQALQRAYALLQEQVGGTLDAEREVKTREQLQAEIHRSQAQIEDLEKALAEQGQDMKWIEEKQALYRRNQELVEKIKQMEAEEARLKHDVQDVKDQNELLEFRILELEERERRSPAINFHHVPFTEGKSPLQVYCEAEGVTDIVVAELMKKLDILGDNAVSNLTNEEQVVVIQARTVLTLAEKWLQQIEVTESALQQKMLDLENEKELFSKQKGYLDEELDFRKQSLDQAHKQILELEAMLYDALQQEAGAKISELLSEEEKEKLKSAVEQWKRQVMSELRERDAQILRERMELVQHAQQRIKELEERIEGQKRQIKELEEKFLFLFYFSL; encoded by the exons ATGTCGAGGAGGGGCAGCAGCCGCGCCAGGCCCGACGCCTTGGCTGCCCTGCAGGCCGCCAACGAGGAGCTGCGGGCCAAGCTCACCGACATCCAGATCGAGCTCCAGCAGGAGAAGAGCAAG GTCAGCAAGttggagagagagaagaatcAGGAGGTGAAGCAAATCAAAGAGCACGAACAGCACAAAAGCACAGTGGTGGTCACAGAGCTCAAAGTCAAACTTCACgaagagaaaatgaaggagCTCCAAGCTGTTCGGGAAGCGCTTCTGAGACAGCACGAGGCCGAACTGCTTAgagtaataaaaattaaagataacGAAATCCAGAGACTCCAGGCCCTGCTGACTGCTGTGCGCGACGGGGCTCCTGACAAGGTGAAAACCGTGCTGCTCACAGAGGCCAAGGAGGAGGCCAAGAGGGGCTTTGAggtagagaaaataaaaatgcagcaggaaATTTCGGAACTTAAGGGGGCCAAGAAACAAGTGGAGGAGGCTCTGACTATGGTCATCCAAGCTGACAAAATTAAAGCCGCAGAGATAAGGAGTGTGTATCACCTGCACCAAGAGGAAATCACCAGAATTAAGAGGGAGTGTGAGAGAGAAATTCGCAGGCTG ATGGAGGAGATTAAGTTTAAAGACAGAGCAGTCTACGTGCTGGAAAGAGAGTTAGGGGTTCAAGCCGGGCATGCCCAGAGACTGCAGCTCCAAAAGGAGGCTTTAGATGAACAACTGTCCCAGATCAAAGAGTCTGACCGGCACCTGGGCAGCCCCAAGCGGGAACTTCCTTATGCAAGTGGTGCAGGAGACGCTTCAGATCATTCGGGAAGCCCC GAACAGCAGTTGGATGAAAAGGATGCCCGGCGCTTCCAACTGAAAATCGCCGAGCTGAGCGCGATCATCAGGAAGCTGGAGGACCGCAATGCGCTGCTGTCGGAGGAGAGGAACGAGCTG ttaaaacGTCTCAGAGAAGCTGAAAGTCAGTACAAGCCCATCCTGGACAAAAACAAACGCCTCAGCAGGAAGAATGAAGAGCTGTCACACGCCTTACGTcgaatggaaaataaattaaaatttgtaACACAGGAAAACATAGCAATG AGGCAAAGAGCAGGAGCGATGCGGAGACCGAGCTCCTTAAATGACCTCGACCACAGccaggaagaaagagaagtggATCTCCTGAGACTACAAATCATCGAACAGCAGAATATCATTGATGAGCTCTCCAAG accCTGGAAACTGCTGGCTATGTGAAGAGTGTCATG GAACGTGATAAGCTGTTAAGGTataggaagcaaagaaaaaaaatgacaagaatTCCTAAg AAGCCGGTGGTGGAGACGTTTTTCGGCTATGATGAAGAAGCCTCCTTGGAGTCTGATGGTTCCTCTATCTCATATCAAACGGATCGGACGGACCAGACCCCGTGCACCCCTGAAGATGACCTGGAAGAG GGCATGGCCAAAGAAGAGACAGAACTGCGGTTCCGGCAGCTGACGATGGAGTACCAGGCTCTGCAGCGCGCATACGCCCTATTGCAGGAACAGGTCGGAGGAACATTGGATGCAGAGCGAGAAGTTAAG ACACGTGAGCAGCTCCAAGCAGAGATACACCGATCCCAGGCTCAGATAGAGGACCTGGAAAAGGCCCTGGCGGAGCAGGGGCAG GACATGAAGTGGATTGAGGAGAAGCAAGCACTGTACAGAAGGAACCAGGAACTTGTGGAAAAG ataaaacaaatggaagcaGAGGAGGCTCGCCTGAAGCACGATGTGCAGGATGTCAAAGACCAGAACGAGCTCCTGGAGTTCAGGATCCTGGAGCTGGAG gagagagaaagaagatcGCCTGCTATCAACTTCCACCACGTTCCCTTCACGGAGGGGAAAAGCCCTCTCCAGGTTTACTGCGAGGCAGAAGGTGTCACA GACATAGTAGTGGCAGAGCTGATGAAAAAATTGGACATTTTAGGGGATAACGCCGTAAGT AACCTGACCAACGAGGAGCAAGTGGTTGTCATACAAGCAAGGACAGTTCTCACGTTGGCTGAAAAG TGGCTCCAGCAGATTGAGGTGACCGAGTCCGCACTGCAGCAGAAGATGCTGGATCTGGAGAATGAAAAG GAGCTGTTCAGCAAGCAGAAGGGCtacctggatgaggagctggaCTTCAGGAAGCAGTCCTTGGACCAGGCGCACAAG CAAATTCTGGAATTAGAAGCCATGCTCTATGATGCCCTGCAGCAAGAAGCTGGAGCCAAAATTTCCGAACTTCTttcagaagaggagaaagagaaactgaagagcGCAGTAGAGCAGTGGAAGCGCCAGGTGATGAGCGAGCTGCGGGAGAGGGATGCCCAAATCCTGCGCGAGCGCATGGAGCTCGTCCAGCATGCCCAGCAG AGAATTAAAGAGCTAGAAGAAAGAATTGAAGGccaaaaaagacaaataaaagagTTAGAGGAAAAG tttttatttttgttttatttttctctctag
- the JAKMIP3 gene encoding janus kinase and microtubule-interacting protein 3 isoform X7, with product MSRRGSSRARPDALAALQAANEELRAKLTDIQIELQQEKSKVSKLEREKNQEVKQIKEHEQHKSTVVVTELKVKLHEEKMKELQAVREALLRQHEAELLRVIKIKDNEIQRLQALLTAVRDGAPDKVKTVLLTEAKEEAKRGFEVEKIKMQQEISELKGAKKQVEEALTMVIQADKIKAAEIRSVYHLHQEEITRIKRECEREIRRLMEEIKFKDRAVYVLERELGVQAGHAQRLQLQKEALDEQLSQIKESDRHLGSPKRELPYASGAGDASDHSGSPEQQLDEKDARRFQLKIAELSAIIRKLEDRNALLSEERNELLKRLREAESQYKPILDKNKRLSRKNEELSHALRRMENKLKFVTQENIAMRQRAGAMRRPSSLNDLDHSQEEREVDLLRLQIIEQQNIIDELSKTLETAGYVKSVMERDKLLRYRKQRKKMTRIPKPVVETFFGYDEEASLESDGSSISYQTDRTDQTPCTPEDDLEEGMAKEETELRFRQLTMEYQALQRAYALLQEQVGGTLDAEREVKTREQLQAEIHRSQAQIEDLEKALAEQGQDMKWIEEKQALYRRNQELVEKIKQMEAEEARLKHDVQDVKDQNELLEFRILELEERERRSPAINFHHVPFTEGKSPLQVYCEAEGVTDIVVAELMKKLDILGDNANLTNEEQVVVIQARTVLTLAEKWLQQIEVTESALQQKMLDLENEKELFSKQKGYLDEELDFRKQSLDQAHKQILELEAMLYDALQQEAGAKISELLSEEEKEKLKSAVEQWKRQVMSELRERDAQILRERMELVQHAQQRIKELEERIEGQKRQIKELEEKFLFLFYFSL from the exons ATGTCGAGGAGGGGCAGCAGCCGCGCCAGGCCCGACGCCTTGGCTGCCCTGCAGGCCGCCAACGAGGAGCTGCGGGCCAAGCTCACCGACATCCAGATCGAGCTCCAGCAGGAGAAGAGCAAG GTCAGCAAGttggagagagagaagaatcAGGAGGTGAAGCAAATCAAAGAGCACGAACAGCACAAAAGCACAGTGGTGGTCACAGAGCTCAAAGTCAAACTTCACgaagagaaaatgaaggagCTCCAAGCTGTTCGGGAAGCGCTTCTGAGACAGCACGAGGCCGAACTGCTTAgagtaataaaaattaaagataacGAAATCCAGAGACTCCAGGCCCTGCTGACTGCTGTGCGCGACGGGGCTCCTGACAAGGTGAAAACCGTGCTGCTCACAGAGGCCAAGGAGGAGGCCAAGAGGGGCTTTGAggtagagaaaataaaaatgcagcaggaaATTTCGGAACTTAAGGGGGCCAAGAAACAAGTGGAGGAGGCTCTGACTATGGTCATCCAAGCTGACAAAATTAAAGCCGCAGAGATAAGGAGTGTGTATCACCTGCACCAAGAGGAAATCACCAGAATTAAGAGGGAGTGTGAGAGAGAAATTCGCAGGCTG ATGGAGGAGATTAAGTTTAAAGACAGAGCAGTCTACGTGCTGGAAAGAGAGTTAGGGGTTCAAGCCGGGCATGCCCAGAGACTGCAGCTCCAAAAGGAGGCTTTAGATGAACAACTGTCCCAGATCAAAGAGTCTGACCGGCACCTGGGCAGCCCCAAGCGGGAACTTCCTTATGCAAGTGGTGCAGGAGACGCTTCAGATCATTCGGGAAGCCCC GAACAGCAGTTGGATGAAAAGGATGCCCGGCGCTTCCAACTGAAAATCGCCGAGCTGAGCGCGATCATCAGGAAGCTGGAGGACCGCAATGCGCTGCTGTCGGAGGAGAGGAACGAGCTG ttaaaacGTCTCAGAGAAGCTGAAAGTCAGTACAAGCCCATCCTGGACAAAAACAAACGCCTCAGCAGGAAGAATGAAGAGCTGTCACACGCCTTACGTcgaatggaaaataaattaaaatttgtaACACAGGAAAACATAGCAATG AGGCAAAGAGCAGGAGCGATGCGGAGACCGAGCTCCTTAAATGACCTCGACCACAGccaggaagaaagagaagtggATCTCCTGAGACTACAAATCATCGAACAGCAGAATATCATTGATGAGCTCTCCAAG accCTGGAAACTGCTGGCTATGTGAAGAGTGTCATG GAACGTGATAAGCTGTTAAGGTataggaagcaaagaaaaaaaatgacaagaatTCCTAAg CCGGTGGTGGAGACGTTTTTCGGCTATGATGAAGAAGCCTCCTTGGAGTCTGATGGTTCCTCTATCTCATATCAAACGGATCGGACGGACCAGACCCCGTGCACCCCTGAAGATGACCTGGAAGAG GGCATGGCCAAAGAAGAGACAGAACTGCGGTTCCGGCAGCTGACGATGGAGTACCAGGCTCTGCAGCGCGCATACGCCCTATTGCAGGAACAGGTCGGAGGAACATTGGATGCAGAGCGAGAAGTTAAG ACACGTGAGCAGCTCCAAGCAGAGATACACCGATCCCAGGCTCAGATAGAGGACCTGGAAAAGGCCCTGGCGGAGCAGGGGCAG GACATGAAGTGGATTGAGGAGAAGCAAGCACTGTACAGAAGGAACCAGGAACTTGTGGAAAAG ataaaacaaatggaagcaGAGGAGGCTCGCCTGAAGCACGATGTGCAGGATGTCAAAGACCAGAACGAGCTCCTGGAGTTCAGGATCCTGGAGCTGGAG gagagagaaagaagatcGCCTGCTATCAACTTCCACCACGTTCCCTTCACGGAGGGGAAAAGCCCTCTCCAGGTTTACTGCGAGGCAGAAGGTGTCACA GACATAGTAGTGGCAGAGCTGATGAAAAAATTGGACATTTTAGGGGATAACGCC AACCTGACCAACGAGGAGCAAGTGGTTGTCATACAAGCAAGGACAGTTCTCACGTTGGCTGAAAAG TGGCTCCAGCAGATTGAGGTGACCGAGTCCGCACTGCAGCAGAAGATGCTGGATCTGGAGAATGAAAAG GAGCTGTTCAGCAAGCAGAAGGGCtacctggatgaggagctggaCTTCAGGAAGCAGTCCTTGGACCAGGCGCACAAG CAAATTCTGGAATTAGAAGCCATGCTCTATGATGCCCTGCAGCAAGAAGCTGGAGCCAAAATTTCCGAACTTCTttcagaagaggagaaagagaaactgaagagcGCAGTAGAGCAGTGGAAGCGCCAGGTGATGAGCGAGCTGCGGGAGAGGGATGCCCAAATCCTGCGCGAGCGCATGGAGCTCGTCCAGCATGCCCAGCAG AGAATTAAAGAGCTAGAAGAAAGAATTGAAGGccaaaaaagacaaataaaagagTTAGAGGAAAAG tttttatttttgttttatttttctctctag
- the JAKMIP3 gene encoding janus kinase and microtubule-interacting protein 3 isoform X6: MSRRGSSRARPDALAALQAANEELRAKLTDIQIELQQEKSKVSKLEREKNQEVKQIKEHEQHKSTVVVTELKVKLHEEKMKELQAVREALLRQHEAELLRVIKIKDNEIQRLQALLTAVRDGAPDKVKTVLLTEAKEEAKRGFEVEKIKMQQEISELKGAKKQVEEALTMVIQADKIKAAEIRSVYHLHQEEITRIKRECEREIRRLMEEIKFKDRAVYVLERELGVQAGHAQRLQLQKEALDEQLSQIKESDRHLGSPKRELPYASGAGDASDHSGSPEQQLDEKDARRFQLKIAELSAIIRKLEDRNALLSEERNELLKRLREAESQYKPILDKNKRLSRKNEELSHALRRMENKLKFVTQENIAMRQRAGAMRRPSSLNDLDHSQEEREVDLLRLQIIEQQNIIDELSKTLETAGYVKSVMERDKLLRYRKQRKKMTRIPKKPVVETFFGYDEEASLESDGSSISYQTDRTDQTPCTPEDDLEEGMAKEETELRFRQLTMEYQALQRAYALLQEQVGGTLDAEREVKTREQLQAEIHRSQAQIEDLEKALAEQGQDMKWIEEKQALYRRNQELVEKIKQMEAEEARLKHDVQDVKDQNELLEFRILELEERERRSPAINFHHVPFTEGKSPLQVYCEAEGVTDIVVAELMKKLDILGDNANLTNEEQVVVIQARTVLTLAEKWLQQIEVTESALQQKMLDLENEKELFSKQKGYLDEELDFRKQSLDQAHKQILELEAMLYDALQQEAGAKISELLSEEEKEKLKSAVEQWKRQVMSELRERDAQILRERMELVQHAQQRIKELEERIEGQKRQIKELEEKFLFLFYFSL, encoded by the exons ATGTCGAGGAGGGGCAGCAGCCGCGCCAGGCCCGACGCCTTGGCTGCCCTGCAGGCCGCCAACGAGGAGCTGCGGGCCAAGCTCACCGACATCCAGATCGAGCTCCAGCAGGAGAAGAGCAAG GTCAGCAAGttggagagagagaagaatcAGGAGGTGAAGCAAATCAAAGAGCACGAACAGCACAAAAGCACAGTGGTGGTCACAGAGCTCAAAGTCAAACTTCACgaagagaaaatgaaggagCTCCAAGCTGTTCGGGAAGCGCTTCTGAGACAGCACGAGGCCGAACTGCTTAgagtaataaaaattaaagataacGAAATCCAGAGACTCCAGGCCCTGCTGACTGCTGTGCGCGACGGGGCTCCTGACAAGGTGAAAACCGTGCTGCTCACAGAGGCCAAGGAGGAGGCCAAGAGGGGCTTTGAggtagagaaaataaaaatgcagcaggaaATTTCGGAACTTAAGGGGGCCAAGAAACAAGTGGAGGAGGCTCTGACTATGGTCATCCAAGCTGACAAAATTAAAGCCGCAGAGATAAGGAGTGTGTATCACCTGCACCAAGAGGAAATCACCAGAATTAAGAGGGAGTGTGAGAGAGAAATTCGCAGGCTG ATGGAGGAGATTAAGTTTAAAGACAGAGCAGTCTACGTGCTGGAAAGAGAGTTAGGGGTTCAAGCCGGGCATGCCCAGAGACTGCAGCTCCAAAAGGAGGCTTTAGATGAACAACTGTCCCAGATCAAAGAGTCTGACCGGCACCTGGGCAGCCCCAAGCGGGAACTTCCTTATGCAAGTGGTGCAGGAGACGCTTCAGATCATTCGGGAAGCCCC GAACAGCAGTTGGATGAAAAGGATGCCCGGCGCTTCCAACTGAAAATCGCCGAGCTGAGCGCGATCATCAGGAAGCTGGAGGACCGCAATGCGCTGCTGTCGGAGGAGAGGAACGAGCTG ttaaaacGTCTCAGAGAAGCTGAAAGTCAGTACAAGCCCATCCTGGACAAAAACAAACGCCTCAGCAGGAAGAATGAAGAGCTGTCACACGCCTTACGTcgaatggaaaataaattaaaatttgtaACACAGGAAAACATAGCAATG AGGCAAAGAGCAGGAGCGATGCGGAGACCGAGCTCCTTAAATGACCTCGACCACAGccaggaagaaagagaagtggATCTCCTGAGACTACAAATCATCGAACAGCAGAATATCATTGATGAGCTCTCCAAG accCTGGAAACTGCTGGCTATGTGAAGAGTGTCATG GAACGTGATAAGCTGTTAAGGTataggaagcaaagaaaaaaaatgacaagaatTCCTAAg AAGCCGGTGGTGGAGACGTTTTTCGGCTATGATGAAGAAGCCTCCTTGGAGTCTGATGGTTCCTCTATCTCATATCAAACGGATCGGACGGACCAGACCCCGTGCACCCCTGAAGATGACCTGGAAGAG GGCATGGCCAAAGAAGAGACAGAACTGCGGTTCCGGCAGCTGACGATGGAGTACCAGGCTCTGCAGCGCGCATACGCCCTATTGCAGGAACAGGTCGGAGGAACATTGGATGCAGAGCGAGAAGTTAAG ACACGTGAGCAGCTCCAAGCAGAGATACACCGATCCCAGGCTCAGATAGAGGACCTGGAAAAGGCCCTGGCGGAGCAGGGGCAG GACATGAAGTGGATTGAGGAGAAGCAAGCACTGTACAGAAGGAACCAGGAACTTGTGGAAAAG ataaaacaaatggaagcaGAGGAGGCTCGCCTGAAGCACGATGTGCAGGATGTCAAAGACCAGAACGAGCTCCTGGAGTTCAGGATCCTGGAGCTGGAG gagagagaaagaagatcGCCTGCTATCAACTTCCACCACGTTCCCTTCACGGAGGGGAAAAGCCCTCTCCAGGTTTACTGCGAGGCAGAAGGTGTCACA GACATAGTAGTGGCAGAGCTGATGAAAAAATTGGACATTTTAGGGGATAACGCC AACCTGACCAACGAGGAGCAAGTGGTTGTCATACAAGCAAGGACAGTTCTCACGTTGGCTGAAAAG TGGCTCCAGCAGATTGAGGTGACCGAGTCCGCACTGCAGCAGAAGATGCTGGATCTGGAGAATGAAAAG GAGCTGTTCAGCAAGCAGAAGGGCtacctggatgaggagctggaCTTCAGGAAGCAGTCCTTGGACCAGGCGCACAAG CAAATTCTGGAATTAGAAGCCATGCTCTATGATGCCCTGCAGCAAGAAGCTGGAGCCAAAATTTCCGAACTTCTttcagaagaggagaaagagaaactgaagagcGCAGTAGAGCAGTGGAAGCGCCAGGTGATGAGCGAGCTGCGGGAGAGGGATGCCCAAATCCTGCGCGAGCGCATGGAGCTCGTCCAGCATGCCCAGCAG AGAATTAAAGAGCTAGAAGAAAGAATTGAAGGccaaaaaagacaaataaaagagTTAGAGGAAAAG tttttatttttgttttatttttctctctag